A window from Streptomyces subrutilus encodes these proteins:
- the murJ gene encoding murein biosynthesis integral membrane protein MurJ: MNAPYDGDRAQGTGGPAPGQGAAPGTPVPGQVPAPAPAPDHDPYVQDAYDYDPYRSQDLSAQDPVTEVLYDRASHPPPPPGTFQEPGPLYAAPSAPSYAPDPRVWAQTPPPEPDGPSRHLPYGDHATTTQFVGVDSLVTNAVDQQPAPDAFAHLYRDQEAAPRTPAEDAPVAAPAPAKPAGRAAGLLKSSALMAAGTIVSRITGFLRTLVIAGAIGVGTFNDTYQIANTLPTMIYVLVGGGALNAVFIPQLVRAMKNDSDGGQAYANRLLTLVVVLLAGITTICVLAAPVFITMMSPKIASDPQQMDVAVAFARYCLPTMFFMGVHVVLGQILNARGRFGAMMWTPVLNNIVVIATFGAFIFAFGGFTTSGVNASTVTPEGVRLLGLGTLLGLTVQALAMLPYLRDAGFTPRLRFDWKGHGLGKAARLAKWTFFFVLANQIGLVVVTQLATWAGSVAEKQGHPGTGITAYNYALLLWQMPQAIITVSVMTAVLPRISRSAHDGDAAAVRDDISYGLRTSAVAIVPCAFAFLALGVPMATLLYAGSGAGAQNIGYVLMAFGLGLIPYSVQYVVLRGFYAYEDTRTPFYNTVIVAAVNAAGSAASFFLLPARWAVVGMAAAYGLGYAVGVGVAWRRLKTRLGGDLDGAHVMRTYARLTGACVPAAAVAGASAYGVTQWLGGGVGGSAAALVAGAIALAAVFLIAAKRMRIDELNAMVGMVRGRLGR; this comes from the coding sequence GCGCAGGGCACTGGTGGGCCGGCGCCCGGCCAGGGCGCTGCTCCGGGCACCCCGGTGCCCGGGCAGGTTCCCGCGCCCGCGCCCGCGCCGGATCACGACCCGTATGTCCAGGATGCGTACGACTACGACCCGTACCGGTCACAGGACCTGTCCGCCCAGGACCCCGTCACCGAGGTCCTCTACGACAGGGCCTCGCACCCGCCTCCGCCGCCCGGCACCTTCCAGGAGCCGGGCCCGCTCTACGCTGCGCCGTCCGCGCCCTCCTACGCCCCCGATCCGCGCGTGTGGGCCCAGACCCCGCCGCCGGAGCCGGACGGCCCCTCGCGCCACCTGCCGTACGGCGACCACGCCACCACCACCCAGTTCGTCGGCGTCGACTCCCTGGTGACGAACGCCGTGGACCAGCAGCCCGCACCGGACGCCTTCGCGCACCTCTACCGGGACCAGGAGGCGGCGCCCCGCACCCCGGCCGAGGACGCGCCCGTGGCCGCCCCGGCCCCCGCCAAGCCCGCCGGGCGCGCCGCCGGCCTGCTGAAGTCCAGCGCGCTGATGGCCGCCGGCACGATCGTCTCCCGCATCACCGGCTTCCTGCGGACCCTGGTCATCGCCGGCGCCATCGGCGTCGGCACCTTCAACGACACGTACCAGATCGCCAACACGCTGCCCACGATGATCTACGTGCTGGTCGGCGGCGGCGCGCTCAACGCCGTCTTCATCCCGCAGCTGGTGCGGGCCATGAAGAACGACAGCGACGGCGGACAGGCGTACGCGAACCGGCTGCTGACCCTCGTCGTGGTGCTCCTCGCGGGCATCACCACCATCTGCGTGCTGGCCGCACCGGTGTTCATCACGATGATGTCGCCGAAGATCGCCTCCGACCCGCAGCAGATGGACGTCGCGGTCGCCTTCGCCCGCTACTGCCTGCCCACCATGTTCTTCATGGGCGTGCACGTGGTGCTCGGTCAGATCCTCAACGCCCGCGGCCGGTTCGGCGCCATGATGTGGACCCCCGTCCTCAACAACATCGTGGTCATCGCCACCTTCGGCGCCTTCATCTTCGCGTTCGGCGGCTTCACCACCTCCGGCGTCAACGCCTCCACCGTCACCCCCGAGGGCGTCCGCCTGCTGGGCCTGGGCACCCTGCTCGGGCTCACGGTCCAGGCCCTCGCGATGCTGCCGTACCTGCGCGACGCCGGGTTCACCCCCCGGCTGCGCTTCGACTGGAAGGGCCACGGCCTCGGGAAGGCCGCCCGGCTGGCCAAGTGGACGTTCTTCTTCGTCCTCGCCAACCAGATCGGCCTCGTCGTCGTCACCCAGCTCGCCACCTGGGCCGGGTCCGTCGCCGAGAAGCAGGGCCACCCCGGAACCGGCATCACCGCCTACAACTACGCACTGCTGCTGTGGCAGATGCCGCAGGCGATCATCACCGTCTCCGTCATGACCGCCGTCCTGCCGCGCATCTCCCGCTCGGCCCACGACGGGGACGCGGCCGCCGTGCGCGACGACATCTCCTACGGGCTGCGCACTTCGGCCGTGGCGATCGTCCCGTGCGCCTTCGCGTTCCTCGCCCTCGGCGTCCCCATGGCCACCCTGCTCTACGCGGGCTCCGGCGCCGGCGCCCAGAACATCGGGTACGTCCTGATGGCCTTCGGCCTCGGCCTGATCCCCTACTCCGTCCAGTACGTCGTCCTGCGCGGCTTCTACGCCTACGAGGACACCCGGACGCCCTTCTACAACACGGTCATCGTCGCCGCGGTCAACGCCGCCGGCTCCGCGGCCTCGTTCTTCCTGCTCCCCGCCCGGTGGGCCGTCGTCGGCATGGCCGCCGCCTACGGGCTGGGCTACGCGGTCGGCGTGGGCGTCGCCTGGCGCCGTCTGAAGACCCGGCTCGGCGGCGACCTCGACGGAGCGCACGTGATGCGCACCTACGCCCGCCTGACCGGCGCGTGCGTCCCCGCGGCCGCGGTGGCGGGTGCGTCGGCCTACGGCGTCACCCAGTGGCTCGGCGGCGGCGTCGGCGGCTCCGCGGCCGCCCTCGTGGCCGGCGCGATCGCCTTGGCGGCGGTGTTCCTCATCGCCGCCAAGCGGATGCGGATCGATGAACTCAACGCGATGGTGGGAATGGTGCGCGGACGTCTGGGGCGCTGA